A region from the Oncorhynchus tshawytscha isolate Ot180627B linkage group LG26, Otsh_v2.0, whole genome shotgun sequence genome encodes:
- the zgc:66484 gene encoding peroxisomal N(1)-acetyl-spermine/spermidine oxidase, with product MLSKSTQETAHCRMSPHSAARVVVVGAGLSGLSAASTLVKAGFRHIHVLEAMSRPGGRVYTTRPFGQNVIELGANWIHGQEANPLFLLAQEQGLLLEERGSASIMCLPGSVTPRDYFFRESRRQLPVDEVEQVCSFFSGLTSRAFESELEPRHSSQSLGGYLDEEFAQSPLAALEDGPRVFEWCKRSECTDEASSSLYEVSASQLGHYVALEGGFFNSLGPGGYQALADTLLVNLPPGALLCDRPVHSIHWALQEEKNHTRPVRVLCQGGQCFMADHVIVTVPLGFLKENAVAMFEPALPKSKADAIERLGFGTVDKIYLRFEDRFWPHDCAGIQLVWDAGPEDEEVYQHSQSEGGAWRDMWYKKICGFDTVARHPTVLCGWITGREARHMESLDEKIVGEVCVRMLRSFTGWSVPEPAQVLMSKWGSERFVRGSYTYPPPGVDAVREHTALAAPLPLPCEA from the exons ATGCTATCGAAATCAACACAG GAGACAGCTCACTGCAGAATGAGTCCACACAGTGCTGCCagagtggtggtggttggtgctGGTCTATCAGGCTTATCTGCAGCTTCCACCCTGGTGAAAGCTGGCTTTCGGCACATCCATGTCCTGGAGGCTATGAGCAGGCCCGGAGGCCGGGTCTACACCACAAGACCCTTTGGCCAGAATGTAATTGAGCTGGGGGCCAACTGGATCCACGGTCAGGAGGCCAACCCTCTTTTCCTGCTAGCCCAGGAGCAGGGCCTGCTGCTGGAGGAGAGAGGCTCAGCCAGCATCATGTGCCTGCCAGGCTCAGTCACCCCTAGGGACTACTTCTTCCGTGAAAGCAGGCGACAGCTTCCGGTGGACGAGGTGGAGCAGGTGTGTTCCTTTTTCAGCGGGCTCACCTCCAGGGCCTTCGAATCAGAGTTGGAGCCTAGGCACAGCAGTCAGAGCCTGGGGGGCTACCTGGATGAGGAGTTCGCCCAGTCACCCCTGGCGGCCTTGGAGGACGGCCCGAGGGTATTCGAGTGGTGCAAGAGGAGCGAATGCACAGATGAGGCCAGCTCCTCCCTCTATGAGGTGTCTGCCTCGCAGCTGGGTCACTATGTGGCCTTGGAGGGGGGCTTCTTCAATTCTCTGGGCCCCGGAGGCTATCAGGCCCTAGCAGACACCCTCTTGGTCAACCTTCCGCCTGGAGCCTTGCTGTGTGACAGGCCGGTACACAGCATCCACTGGGCCCTGCAGGAGGAGAAGAACCACACCCGTCCAGTCAGAGTGCTGTGCCAGGGGGGACAGTGCTTCATGGCAGACCACGTCATCGTGACCGTCCCTTTAGGCTTCCTGAAAGAGAATGCCGTGGCCATGTTTGAGCCAGCCCTCCCCAAGTCCAAGGCCGACGCCATTGAGAGACTGGGCTTCGGCACAGTGGACAAGATTTACCTGCGGTTCGAGGACAGGTTCTGGCCCCACGACTGTGCCGGGATCCAGCTGGTGTGGGACGCTGGGCCCGAGGATGAGGAGGTATACCAGCACTCTCAGTCAGAGGGTGGAGCCTGGAGAGACATGTGGTATAAGAAGATCTGTGGCTTTGACACGGTGGCCCGCCATCCCACAGTCCTCTGCGGCTGGATCACAGGCCGGGAGGCCAGACACATGGAGAGCCTGGACGAGAAGATAGTGGGAGaggtgtgtgtaag AATGCTCAGGTCCTTCACTGGCTGGTCAGTACCAGAGCCAGCCCAGGTCCTGATGTCCAAGTGGGGGAGTGAGCGTTTTGTCCGTGGGTCATATACGTACCCCCCTCCAGGAGTGGACGCTGTGAGGGAACACACAGCCCTGGCAGCCCCTCTTCCTTTGCCCTGTGAGGCTTGA